taatatttccgtttccggaattattttccgattccggcaatatttccgattctgacaatatttccgtttccggcaatatttccgattctggtaatatttccatttccaataatattttccgatacgtaccatgtttccgtttccggcaacatctacgacttggataatattcatatttccgatacgatccatatttccgtttccggcaatatcatcgtttctggagtattcatttcttgcctgtgacgatcttagctcccactgaaaccaagatccgccggttccgaatattcatagatggagtatttaatgccattaaatacttgatccgtttacgtactatttgtgtgaccctacgggttcagtcaagagtaagctgtggattaatatcattaattccacttgaactgaagcggcctctagctaggcattcagctcacttgatctcactgaattattaacttgttaattaatactgaaccgcatttattagacttaacatagaatgcatacttggaccaagggcattatttccttcagtctcccacttgtccttagggacaagtgtgcatttcctaattcctttgtcgctcgatgcttgctcttgaacataaggtaagagttgtcatccttattatgtccagaggtgttcctcggtttcagagttcaactgatcaaataaacagataatcatagcctatgattcatccgagcacggccatgcatttcacagtttctagctctccgagtggccttgtacaacttttaagcatctcatcccgatttatgggaggacaatcccaatcttgcgatcttgagattagacttcgtttgataggtgattacctgagcgttgcctttatagcctccttttacggtgcgacggttggtcaacgtcaaagcaaccagttctcaaacaagtaatctcaaatcactcaggtattgaggatttagtgtctaataatttaatgaaatttacttatgacagactttcatctcttacagtaaagtttcataggtcttgtccgatactagtcttcccaaagtaagtatctatgcaaatgattatgacattgccatgtccacatagttcaagaaacagaactactagtcatcttgcattctaatcgtctaacgttttctatgcgtccaattttatagaaaactccgattagggaccattttcaacctttgacattcaagttcacttgatagacatttcttagtcacaggactggtcctgacagtctatcttgaatatatcgtcaagttgaagggactcatcatttaataaaccacgaattaaatggaaaaatgaattcctttcatttattgtgaatgattaaccaataatgttttacaaagatttaaactctaaaactttaaaacattaaacagagacatcaaagccattctccaatatgcttgattcccatagctgcagtgtgcgagttgtgcttcgcttgcggcagaggtttagttaatggatctgatatgttgtcatcagttccaattttgcttatctcgacttcttttctttcaacgaactctcgtagaaggtgaaatctacgaagtacatgcttgactctctggtggtgtctaggctcttttgcctgtgcaatagctccgttattatcacaatacagggctattggtcctttaatggaggggactacaccaagttctcctatgaacttccttagccatatagcttcctttgctgcttcatgtgcagcaatgtactccgcttcagttgtagaatccgcaatggtgctttgcttagcacttttccagcttactgctcctccgttgaggcagaagacaaacccagactgtgatctgaaatcatctttgtcggtttggaaacttgcgtccgtatagcctttaacaattaattcatcatctccaccatagaccaggaagtcatctttgtgccttttcaggtacttcagaatgttcttggcagcagtccaatgcgcctctcctgggtctgactggtatctgctcgtagcactgagtgcgtacgcaacatccgggcgtgtacatatcatagcatacattattgaaccaatcaatgatgcatatggaatcccattcattcgtctacgctcatcaagtgtttttgggcactgagtcttgcttagagtcattccatgagacatgggtaggtagcctcgcttggagtccgccatcttgaacctatcaagcaccttattgatataagtgctttgactaagtccaatcatctttttagatctatctctgtaaatcttgatgcccaatatgtactgtgcttctcctagatccttcatcgaaaaacatttcccaagccaaatcttgacagagttcaacataggaatgtcatttccgataagcaatatgtcgtcgacatataatactaggaaagcaattttgctcccactgaccttcttgtatacacaagattcgtccgcgttcttgatgaaaccaaagtcactgactgcttcatcaaaacgtatattccagctcctggatgcctgcttcaatccgtagattgacttctttagcttgcatacctttttagcattctttggatcctcaaaaccttcaggctgtgtcataaacacagtttctgttaaaacgccgtttaagaaagcagttttgacatccatctgccatatttcgtaatcgtaatatgcagcgattgctaacattattcgaatagactttagcattgcaactggtgaaaaggtttcatcgtaatccacaccgtggacttgcctgtaaccttttgcaaccaatctagctttgaaaacttcaagtttcccatccttgtcctttttcagtttgaaaacccatttgcttccaatggcttggtagccatctggcaaatcgaccaaatcccatacttggttttcagacatggagtctaattcagattgcatggcttcttgccattgcttggagctagggctcgtcatagcttgcttgtaagtcgcaggttcatcactttcaagtaatagaacgtcatagctctcgttcgtcaaaatacctaagtacctttccggttgagatctatatctttgcgatctacgcggggtaacatttctagattgaccatgattctcaccagattcttctaaagatctctgagtttcatcctgaatgtcatcttgagcattctctagagtttgttgttcgactcgaatttcttcgaggtctacttttctcccacttgtcattttggaaatgtgatccttctccaaaaagacaccatctcgagcaacaaacactttgttctcagatatattgtagaagtaatacccctttgtttcctttggatagcccacaaggatacatttgtcagattttggatgaagtttgtctgaaattaatcgtttgacgtatacttcacatccccaaatcttaagaaaagacacatttggaggctttccaaaccataattcgtatggagtcttttcgacagctttagacggagctctatttatagcgagtgcagctgtatttagtgcatgtccccaaaattctaatggaagttcggcctgacccatcattgacctgaccatgtctagcaaggttctgttcctccgttctgacacaccgttccattgtggtgttccaggaggagtcaattctgatagaattccacattctttcagatggtcatcaaattcatagctcagatattcaccgcctctatcagaccgcagtgccttgatcttcttgcctaattgattctctacttcactctgaaattccttgaatttgtcaaaggattcagacttatgcttcattaggtagacataaccatacctactgaagtcatcagtgaaagtgataaagtagctgaaaccacctctagcatttgtactcattggtccacatacatctgtatggattaaacccaatagttcatttgctctttctccaactttagagaaaggttgctttgtcattttgccaagtaaacatgattcgcatttaccataatcctctaagtcaaatggttctagaattccttccctttgaagtctttctaagcgtttcaagtttatatggcctaatcgacaatgccacagataggtgagatctgaatcatcctttttggcctttttggtatttatgttatatacttgtttgtcgtgatctaataaataaagtccattgactaatctagcagatccataaaacatctctttaaaataaaacgaacaactattgtcttttattataaaggaaaatcccttagcatctaagcaagaaactgaaatgatgtttttagtaagacttggaacatggaaacattcttccagttccaaaactagcccggagggcaacgacaaatagtaagttcctacagctaatgcagcaatccgtgctccatttcccactcgtaggtcgacttcacccttgcttaactttctacttcttcttagtccctgtggattggaacataagtgtgagccacaacctgtatctaatacccaagaagttgaattagcaagtatacagtctataacgaaaatacctgaagatggaacgactgttccgttcttctgatcttcctttagcttcaagcaatctctcttccaatgccccttctttttgcagtagaagcattcggattcagaagtgggttgactgaccttcctctttgcagatttggcgccagtttgcttagttgggctggccttgttgccacctttcttagcattcctcttctttccagatttcttgaacttgcccccacgcaccataagcacatcctgcttatcacttttgagcgtcttttcagcggtcttcagcataccgtgaagctcagtgagcgttttgtccagactattcatactgtagttcagtttgaactgatcatacccgctatgaagagaatggaggatggtgtctatagccatttcctgagaaaattgctgatccagccgactcatattctcaatgagtccaatcattttgagaacatgtggacttacgggctcgcctttcttaagcttggtctcaagaatttgcctatgagtctcgaatctttcgactcgagccagatcttggaacatgttcttcaactcactgatgattgtgaaagcatctgagttgatgaacgttttctgcagatccgcactcatagtggcgagcattagacatttcacatccttgttggcatcaatccaacgattgagggctgcctgagtgatcccgtcgcctggagcttcgggcatcgcctcatctaggacatactccttttcttcctgcataagaactatttgcaagttcctttgccagtcaaggaagtttttcccgttcaacttctccttttcgagaattgatcgaatgttgaatgaattgttgtttgccatattaaaaactacaattgaaaagaataaacaaataaataaccattcacagtttctcttaataaacttaaattctagcatacatgcataattcaatgtttattaagcattttattcaagttatgtgttccggcaggtgtgaataaaatgattccaagatcctaaaatcattgaagaactaagcacagtttgtcgacttaatcctagaacatcttaggtaagcaaaagccttttgctaatagtctagaaactattcttggttgataggtacgtctaagaacttattaggtaaacctatcgaatttgccacgacataaaaggactccttacttatatcgttgagtttcaccaaaactaacatgtactcacaattatttgtgtaccttgcccctttaggaccaataagtaacacctcgctgagcgaaaactattactagattgatgtaaaggatatccaagcaagtgtatattttggcatggcaccttttaactcaatttttaagtttggaacttaaggctcttactatgttggttagattttaagtgaactaaaatccttaatcatgcaacataatcaagcttttgatctcatgcattttaagacatatttaaaacaataaataacttaaaacatgcataagatatttgtgatctagtatggcccgacttcatcttgaagctttgacttcaaagtccgtcttgaaaatctccgtgggaggcaccattttcttcaaataggataagctataactaattacaactatttgatggttcgcagaccatatttgaattgaaaaataactttggtactttagaccaattacattcaaattaatggtacgcagaccatattttctatcctatttgggccatactagtcacttcataacctgcaaaacagtacatatacaatatataccattcacccattcattatcatgaatggcccacatagctggttagtaaaacacattatgcatcacgtaaacatttgcagcaattaatcaagggcaccaataatctaccaattattcagtccttattaattctaatcaagttgtttttaaccttaaggatttgtagacctaatcaagagtttatgactaaaaacgctcccactcaaaccaataaattcatatgctttactaattttaaacataaaattgtatttctagtctaaccggaaacatacaaatttaattaaaatttaaagctcatataaatttataattgaatccaaaatttaatttaatttcagtcgcatttaaattaattcatgattttaattttagtaaaataattagaataaatttcatttattataattataatattcaaaattaaaatccaagaaattaattcaaattattaattttaaaattaattaaaattacgtgaactgaaattttcaaattaaacattcaaaacgatctaatcgaaacgcaaacaccctacgcgt
This genomic stretch from Spinacia oleracea cultivar Varoflay chromosome 3, BTI_SOV_V1, whole genome shotgun sequence harbors:
- the LOC130469222 gene encoding uncharacterized protein encodes the protein MNSLDKTLTELHGMLKTAEKTLKSDKQDVLMVRGGKFKKSGKKRNAKKGGNKASPTKQTGAKSAKRKVSQPTSESECFYCKKKGHWKRDCLKLKEDQKNGTVVPSSGTKKK